GGCGAAGTCGGAGAACCACACGTAGAACCGTTGCGCACCCTGGCGGCGCAACACCGCAAAGTAGTCGATGAGTTCATCGGCGCGACCGCAGACCAGCCCGGCACCGAGGCGGCCGAAGCGTCGGCGGGCCGCCGTGACGACGGTGTCGGCATCGGCGCCCGCGCCGATGAAACCCACCATCTGCTGCACCGAGACGTGCGCGGGCCCGACCGCCGGTGCGAGGTCGGGCAGCGCGCCGACGTCGGGTGCCGGCAGGTTCCACCAGTCGGCGTGCCGGCGAACCAGATCCAGCATTCGCCGGCCTCGCCCGCCCAGCACCAACGGGATCGGGTGACTCGGCCGGGGATGTTGGCCGTCTGCGTCGGCCGACCAGTAACGGCGCACCGCGGCGACCGTCTGCTCGAGTTCGGTGACCCGCTGGCCGGCCGTGGCGGTGCCGAGCCCGAATCGGGCGAGTTCGTCGGGCATCGATCCGGAACCGAGGCCCAGCTCGAAGCGGCCACCGGAGGCCTCCGACAGGGTCACCGCCTGCTTGGCCAGCACGGCGGCATGACGGAAGGCGTCGCAGAGCACGAGGTGGCCGATGCGCAGCCGGTCGGTGTGCGCGGCGACCCAGGTGGCGGTCGTCATGGCCTCCCAGATCGGGGCGTCGGGGGCCATCGGGGTCTCGAGGTGGTCGATGAACGCCACCCCGGTGAAATTGCTCGCCTCCGCGGTGCGCGCCCGCACGACGATCTCGTCGATACTGAGCCGACTCTGCGGCAGGAACAAAAACCACTCGACCATCGCCGGGCCCACTCAGCTCACAGCTGCGCCCAGATCGACTTCGTTTTGAGATACCCGTCGATGCCTTCGTAGCCGAATTCGTGGCCGAGACCGGACTGCTTGTAGCCGCCGAACGGCACGTTGTGGTCGAAGACCAACTGGCAGTTCAGCGTCACGGTGCCGGCCTGCAGTCGTTTACCCAGGTTGTGGGCGCGGGCCAAGTCGGTCGTCCAGGCGGTGGCCGCCAGACCGTAGCTGGTGTCGTTGGCCATCGCCACGGCTTCGTCGTCGTCGTCGAACGGCAGGATGGTGACGACCGGCCCGAAGATCTCCTCCTTGTACAGGCGGCTGGTGGCCGGGTCGACATTGGTCAGCACGGTCGGCTTGACGAAGTACCCCTTGCGGTCCACCCGGTAGCCGCCCGAGACGACCTCGACGCCGTCACGCTTGCCCTGCTCGATGTAGCCCATGACGCGCTCGAGCTGCTTGGCGCTGACCAGGGGACTGATCATCGCGCCCTCGTCCTTGGGGCCGCCGAGCACCAGGTTCTCGCCGATCATCGCGATACCCTCCACGACGCGCTCGTAGACGCTGCGTTGCACGAAGATTCGCGACCCGCAGACGCAGCCCTGCCCCGAATGCACGAAGATGCCCATCGCGGCCATCATGATCGCCATGTCCAGATCGGCGTCTTCATAGATCAGCACCGGGGACTTGCCGCCGAGCTCGAGGGTGACCTTCTTCAGGTCGTCGGCGGAGTTGCGCATGATCTCCTTGCCGACGTCGGTCGAGCCGGTGAAGGCGACCTTCTCCACGTCGGGGTGGGCGGTGATCGCCGCCCCGGCGGTGGCCCCGTAACCGATCACGAAGTTGGTGACCCCGTCGGGGACACCGGCTTGGGCGATCAACCGCTCCAGCAGGACCGCCGACAGCGGGGTCTCCTCGGCCGGTTTGACCACGCTGGAACACCCCGCCGCCAGCGCCGGGGCCACCTTGGCGCACGCATTGAACAGCGGACCGTTCCACGGGTAGATCAGGCCCACCACGCCGTAGGGCTCCTTGACGGTGTAGGCGTGCATGTTGGCGTAGGTGTTGTTGACCCCGCCCTCCATCTGCACCTGGTAGCTGTTGCCGTTGAGTTTGGTGCACCAGCCCGCGTAATACCGGTAGAACTCCGCACAGGTGGACACGATCATCTCGGCCTGGGCGGGCGGCATTCCGGAGTCCAGCGATTCCAGTTCGGCGAACTCCTCGGCGTGTTCGTCGATGAGATCACCGAGGCGCCACAGCACCTTCGCGCGCTGACGTGCCGGGATGTCGGTCCAGACCCCGGACTGGTAGGCCGTTTTGGCGCGGGCGACCGCGGCGTCGACGGCCTCCGGGCCGGCGTCGCGGAACTCGGTGATCCGGTCCTCGGTGGCCGGATCGATCACCGCGATCACCTCGCCGGTGCCGGGGCGCGTCGCCAGTTCGTCGATGACCGACTGCAGTGCCATGGGGGATCCTTCGGGTCGAAGCGACGCAGGGTGCTGTGCACCTGCTTAGCATCCGGCGCGCTCGGCGGTCAAGGCACGCGGTGTGTGACCTGCCGCCACGGCGCCCGGTCAGTGTTGCGACGCGTCGGCCAACTGCTTGTCGGCGTAGCGGCGCGCCCACTCCTTGCGAGGCCGGATCGCGGTGTCGACGTCGGTTGCGGTGGCCCGCAACGCCCCGACGCTCGCCTGTGCGCGCGGGGTCCTGGCGAACGGATCCCAGTCGAAGAACCGGCAGGAGTTCTCCCAGGTGATCTTGGTGATGTCGGAATCGCTGGCGCCGACCGCATTGAGTTCGGCGAGCACCTGCTCGGGGGCGTCGGGCCAGAAGCAGTCCGAGTGCGGGTAATCGCACTCCCAGGCGATGTTGTCGATACCGATGTCGTGGCGCAGCTTCAGCGACGTCTTGTCGGTGACGTAGCAGGCCAGCGAGTGCTCGCGGAACACCTCCGAGGGCAGCTTGTCACCGAAGTCGCGGCGCAGCCACTTCTGGTTGGTGTAATGGCGGTCGGAGCGATCCAGGTAGAACGGAATCCAGCCGATGCCGCCTTCGGAGAACGCGAATTTCAGGTCGGGGTAGTTGCGCATCGCCGGGCCCCACAGCAGATCCTGGGCGCACATCGCCGAGATCTGGGTCGCCAGGATGATCATGTTGTCGATGGGGGCGTCGGGGGCCATGCTGATCGCCCCGAAGCCGGTGCCGATGTGCAGGCACATCACCACGTTGCACTCCGACAGCGTGGTGAACACCGGGCCCCAGTAGTCGTCGTCGTGGTAGCTGGGCAGGCCCTCCAGGTGCGGCAACTCCGGCATGGTGACCGCGCGGCAGCCCTTGGCCGCCACCCGACGGATCTCGGCGCACATGGCTTGCGGGTTCCAGGTGGGCAGGATCGCGATCGGGATGAAGCGGTCCGGGTAGGAGCCGGCCCACTCGTCGATGTGCCAGTCGTTGTAGGCCGACACCATCACCAACGTGACGTCCTCACGGGTCATGTTCAGATGGCGGGCGGAGAAGCCGGTGAACGTCGGGAAGCACATCGAGGCCAGGATGCCGTTGCGGCTCATGTCGCGGACCCGCTCGTGCACGTCGTAGACGCCGGGGCGCATCTCGGCGAAACCTGCCGGATCGCGGCCCCACTCTTCGGCCGGCCACGACACCACCGCGTTGAGTCCGCTGACGCCCTGCGGACGGCCCTGATACATCCACTGGTCGACTCCGCGTTCGTCGGTGACGACGACCGGCGCCTCGTCTTTGTACTTGGCCGGGACGTGGCGCAGGAACATGTCGGGCGGCTCCACCACGTGATCGTCGATGCTGACCAGGATCAAGTCGTCGATGTTCATGCCTCTACTAGTACCCTGCAAAAGTATGACCGTCTCCGCGCGTTCGGCCACAGACTATGCCGAACCGGCCAATATCGATCTGCGCCAGGGGGGCCGTGCCCGTGCCGGCAGCTACCTCTACGAGGGGCAGCATCTGATCACCGGATGGCACTCCCACGACATGCACCAGATCGAGTACGCGGTCGGCGGGGTGGTCGAAGTCGAGACCGCCGCCGCGCACTACCTGTTACCGCCGCAGCAGGCGGCCTGGATCCCCGCGGGCCTGGAGCATCAGGCCACCATGCGCCCGGAGGTGCGTACCGTGGCGGTGATGCTCGACCCGCAGCTGGTTCCGCTCGCCGGTGACCGGGCGCGCATCCTGACGGTCTCGCCGCTGATCCGGGAGATGATGCTGCACTCGCTGCGCTGGCCGATCGAGCGGGCCGACGGCGACGAGGCCTCCGATGATTTCTTCCGCACCCTGGGCCATCTGGTCTCCGACGCCCTGGACCATGAGGCGCCGCTGAGCCTGCCGACCTCCGATCATCCGATCGTGGGCGCGGCGATGGTCTACACCAAGGCGCACCTCGATGCGGTGACCGCCGCACAGGTGTGCCGCGCCGTCGCGGTCTCCGAGCGCACCCTGCGCCGCCAGTTCGAGGAGGTGATCGGCATGTCGTGGCGGACCTACCTGCTGCACGCGCGGATGCTGCAGGCGATGGCGCTGCTGGCCGCGCCGGCGCAGGGGGTGCAGCAGACCGCGACGGCCGTCGGGTTCGACAGCCTCTCGGCGTTCACCCGCGCGTTCACCCGCTTCGCCGGTCAAACACCGTCGAGCTACCGCCGCCGGATCACGACGCCTTGACCGCCGGCGGGGAATAGTTCGGCTTGCCCAAACCGAGCACATACTGGGCGATCATGTTGCGGAAGACCTCCAGGGTCCCGCCGTAGATGCCGACCAGCGGCGCGAACCGGTAGATGTACTCGCTGGCTCCGTCGTCGATGGCGCCGTCGGTGCCGATCGGCAGCGCTGAGGCGCTGCCGAGCAGATCCATCAAATCCGGTGAGACGTCACGCATCGTCTGGGCCAGTGCGACCCGACCGAAGATCGACGGCGCCGACAGCGACGCCTCGACCCGAGCGGCGGCCCGACCGAGCCGGTAGGTGACCGCACGATCGTCGCTGAGCCCGGACGCCGCGACCACCGCCCCGGCCTTGTCGACGGCCTCGGCCATGAAGCCCGCCTGGTGCATCATGATCGACACGTCCTGCAGTCCGTCGGGGTCGGCGTCGACCGCACCGTGTTCGACGTTGAGCGGCTCACGCAGCACCGTCCAGCCGCCGTTGACATCGCCGAGCCGGTAACGGTCGTCGACGCGGACGTCGCTGTAGTAGACGATGTTGGTGCGATCGCCGTCCACCGTGCGCAGCCCCTGGATCTCGATGCCCGGCGAATCCAGGGGCACCAGGAACATCGTCAGGCTCTTGTGTTTGCGGGCTTGCGGGTCGGTATTGGTGATCAGGAAGACGTACTGGCAGTTGTGCGCGCCGGTGGTGAACATTTTGGAGCCATTGATAATCCAGCTGGCCCCATCGGCCTCCCGCACCGCCCGGGTCTTGCACGTTGCGACGTCGGAGCCGCCCTCGGGTTCGGTGTAGCCCAGGCACAGCCGTATCCGGCCGCTGAAGACTCCGGGAAGGATCTCGTCGCGCAACTCCGGTGAGCCGAAGGAGGCCACCGAACGCGCCACCATGGCCGTCGTACCCCAGGTGACCCACGGCACCTGCGCCCGGCGCTTCTCCAGCTCCCAGATGCGCCGGCGCACCCGGCCGAAGCCGCCGTCGGCCTCGGTCTTCCATTCCGCCTCGAGATAGCCGGCGGCACCCAACGCCAGGTGGACCCCTTCGTCGAAGTTGTCGCCGGTCTCGCGGTCGCGGCGCTTGACGTCCTCGGTCACATGGGTGGCGAGGAATGTGCGTACCTCATGGAGGAACTCCCGATCGCCGTCGGAGAGGTGGGGGCGTGAGAAATCCATGATGCTCCAGTCCTAATCGGCTTGACGGTGGGCGGTTTCACGCGCGGCGATGATCTCGCCGATACGGCAGGCGCTGGCCCCGGGGTCGCCACCGGCCAACGGCCATCCCCTCGCGCGCACGAGATACGCCGTCGCCGCGGCCTCCTCCGAGACGCCGAGCCCGCCCTGGATGTGCACCGCCATGGTGGCCGCTTTGGCGGCCTCCTCGGCCATGAACACGAATGAGGAAGCGGCCAGCTCCGGTCGTTCGTCGGGTTCGTTGTCCATGAACCACGCGGCGCGATACGCCAGGTTGCGGCCTCCCTGAACCGTGATGGCGATGTTGGCCAACGGATGTGAGATGGCCTGCAGCGTCCCGATCGGCACGCCCAGTGTGTAGCGCGTCTTGGCGAATTCCACCGCGATGGTCATGGCCTGATCGACCAGACCCACCAGCGCTGCCGCGGTCAGCAACCGCCATTCGTCCAGCGCTCGCTGATAGTGTGCCAGCGCCTCCGCCCCGCGGGCGAGCACCGTGCGGCCATCGGCCGCGGCCGGGTCGACCCAGGCCATCGGCAGCCGGCCGATGTTGTCGACGGTCGGAGGACGGGTGTCGAACATCAGCTGCACCAGCTCATCTCCGTCGCGGATGATGATCTGGTCGGCGATCGCACCGGCGGGCAGCAGCCGGCGGCCCCCGACAGCGTCCAGATGCGGATCGACGGCGACCAACCGGGCGCCGGTGATCACGTCCCCGGCGTCGGCGCCGTGCGCCCCGCCGGATCCCATCGCCCCGATCCGTTCCAGGAGTCGCGCGGCGCAGACATGGTCGATCCACGGAACCGGAGCCAGCGCGCGGCCGATCTCCTCGGCGACCAGGACGAGGTCCACCAGCGTCGCGCCGTCGCCGCCGACCGACTCGGGCAGGGCCATCGTGGTCGCCCCCATCGCGCAGAGCCGCTCCCACAGGTTTTTGTCGAAACCGGATTCCTCTGCGGCGCGCACGGTCTCGATGTCACAGTGGGTGCTGAAAAACTGCCTATAGGCGGTTTGCAGCGCCTGGTGATCGTCGGTCAGGCTGTAGTCCAGCCGGCGTAGTTCGAAACGATCCATCACTCAGTTCTCCTGTTCGAAGACGGCGCCGCGGTCGGCGAAGAAGAAGTCTGCGGCATTGCGGTACAGATATCGGTCCATGGCTTCGGCGGAAAGGTCCAGGGCGCGTGCCTCGGGCACCACGCGATCCATCCGCAGCACCGGCCAGTCCGAGGCGAAGATGATCTTGCCCGTCCCCCGGGTGCGCATGTAGTGCAGCAGGGAATCCGGCAACCGCTTCGGCGACCATGCGGAGGTCATCAGCCGCAGGTTGCGATATTTGATCAACATGCGGATCGCGACGTCCCACCACGGGTCCGCGCCATGAATCATGCACAGCCGCAACTCGGGGAAGCGCACACAGACCCGGTCGAGGTGGATCGGATGCTGGACCTCACCGGGGATCGGCGGGCCGGGGATGCCGGTGTTGACGCAGAGCGGCAGGTCCAGCTCCGCACACTTGGCGTACAGCGGGTAGTAGACGGCGTCGCTCGGCGGGTACTGGCCGTCACCCCAGAAGCTCGGCCCGACCACGGTGTAGACCACCGGAAGATCGTTGGTGATGGCGCTGAGATCGCGCAGGGTCGGCACCGGACGAAGCAGATTCAGCCCACCGATCGCCAGCGCGAAACGGTCGGGCCGGGCCTCCACGAATTTGCGCGCCGTCACCGACGGTGTGGTCAGGTTGTCCATCAGCACGGCCTTGGCCACGCCGTTGGCGTCCATCTCATCGAGCAGCGCCGACATGTCGACCGGGTCGAACATCGATGACGATCCCTTGAAGTAGTCGTCACGGGTCCTGACCATCCACGAGGGTTGCTCGCGCTCACCGAAGTGCACGTTGACCAGGCAGTCGATCGTTTTCTTCATCCCGCGAAAACCTCGTCTTCCGCCCGTCGTTTCGCCCACCGGTAGTCGGCCTTGCCATTGCCCAACCGACGGATCTGCGCCACAGCGATGAACGCCTTCGGCACTTTGAAGCCGGCCAGCGCAGACCGACAGTGTTCGCGCAGATGCTCGCCGCTGATCACCGCCTCGGGATGGAACGCGACCAAGGCGACCACCTCCTCACCCCAGCGGTCGCTGGGCCGCCCCACCACCACGGCGTCGGCCACGCCGGAGCGGGCGCGCAGCACATCCTCGACCTCCTCGACGAACACCTTCTCCCCACCGGTGTTGACCACGAGCGAGTCGCGCCCGACCAGCCGCAGTGTGCCGTCGGCCTCCAACGACGCGCGGTCACCGGAGACCACCACGCGACGACCGTCGATCTCCGGGAAGGTGCGTTCGGTGGCATCGGCATCGTTGAAGTAGCCGAGCGGGATCCGGCCGGTCCGCACCGACCAACCTATTTCGGGTTCACCGGGTTGCAGAAAGCGCGTGCGGTCCGCGGAGATCACCGCTCCACCGTCCCGCAGGTCGAACGTGTCACGACGCATTCCACGCTGGCTGCGCCCGAACCCCAGGTTCCCCGTCTCGGAGGAGCCGTATCCGTTGATCAGGGTGATCTGCGGAAGGTAATCCAACAGGGCCGCCTGGTATTTCGGATTGGTGGCCGCACCTCCGGTGGCCACCGCGTACAGTGACGCCAGGTCGTAGCTGCGTCGGCCCAACTCCTCGACGAGCG
This sequence is a window from Mycolicibacillus parakoreensis. Protein-coding genes within it:
- a CDS encoding LLM class flavin-dependent oxidoreductase, with protein sequence MVEWFLFLPQSRLSIDEIVVRARTAEASNFTGVAFIDHLETPMAPDAPIWEAMTTATWVAAHTDRLRIGHLVLCDAFRHAAVLAKQAVTLSEASGGRFELGLGSGSMPDELARFGLGTATAGQRVTELEQTVAAVRRYWSADADGQHPRPSHPIPLVLGGRGRRMLDLVRRHADWWNLPAPDVGALPDLAPAVGPAHVSVQQMVGFIGAGADADTVVTAARRRFGRLGAGLVCGRADELIDYFAVLRRQGAQRFYVWFSDFAAPESIAEFGADVIAAGGGGSTGATTPGT
- a CDS encoding aldehyde dehydrogenase family protein; amino-acid sequence: MALQSVIDELATRPGTGEVIAVIDPATEDRITEFRDAGPEAVDAAVARAKTAYQSGVWTDIPARQRAKVLWRLGDLIDEHAEEFAELESLDSGMPPAQAEMIVSTCAEFYRYYAGWCTKLNGNSYQVQMEGGVNNTYANMHAYTVKEPYGVVGLIYPWNGPLFNACAKVAPALAAGCSSVVKPAEETPLSAVLLERLIAQAGVPDGVTNFVIGYGATAGAAITAHPDVEKVAFTGSTDVGKEIMRNSADDLKKVTLELGGKSPVLIYEDADLDMAIMMAAMGIFVHSGQGCVCGSRIFVQRSVYERVVEGIAMIGENLVLGGPKDEGAMISPLVSAKQLERVMGYIEQGKRDGVEVVSGGYRVDRKGYFVKPTVLTNVDPATSRLYKEEIFGPVVTILPFDDDDEAVAMANDTSYGLAATAWTTDLARAHNLGKRLQAGTVTLNCQLVFDHNVPFGGYKQSGLGHEFGYEGIDGYLKTKSIWAQL
- a CDS encoding amidohydrolase family protein encodes the protein MNIDDLILVSIDDHVVEPPDMFLRHVPAKYKDEAPVVVTDERGVDQWMYQGRPQGVSGLNAVVSWPAEEWGRDPAGFAEMRPGVYDVHERVRDMSRNGILASMCFPTFTGFSARHLNMTREDVTLVMVSAYNDWHIDEWAGSYPDRFIPIAILPTWNPQAMCAEIRRVAAKGCRAVTMPELPHLEGLPSYHDDDYWGPVFTTLSECNVVMCLHIGTGFGAISMAPDAPIDNMIILATQISAMCAQDLLWGPAMRNYPDLKFAFSEGGIGWIPFYLDRSDRHYTNQKWLRRDFGDKLPSEVFREHSLACYVTDKTSLKLRHDIGIDNIAWECDYPHSDCFWPDAPEQVLAELNAVGASDSDITKITWENSCRFFDWDPFARTPRAQASVGALRATATDVDTAIRPRKEWARRYADKQLADASQH
- a CDS encoding AraC family transcriptional regulator — its product is MTVSARSATDYAEPANIDLRQGGRARAGSYLYEGQHLITGWHSHDMHQIEYAVGGVVEVETAAAHYLLPPQQAAWIPAGLEHQATMRPEVRTVAVMLDPQLVPLAGDRARILTVSPLIREMMLHSLRWPIERADGDEASDDFFRTLGHLVSDALDHEAPLSLPTSDHPIVGAAMVYTKAHLDAVTAAQVCRAVAVSERTLRRQFEEVIGMSWRTYLLHARMLQAMALLAAPAQGVQQTATAVGFDSLSAFTRAFTRFAGQTPSSYRRRITTP
- a CDS encoding acyl-CoA dehydrogenase family protein, with the translated sequence MDFSRPHLSDGDREFLHEVRTFLATHVTEDVKRRDRETGDNFDEGVHLALGAAGYLEAEWKTEADGGFGRVRRRIWELEKRRAQVPWVTWGTTAMVARSVASFGSPELRDEILPGVFSGRIRLCLGYTEPEGGSDVATCKTRAVREADGASWIINGSKMFTTGAHNCQYVFLITNTDPQARKHKSLTMFLVPLDSPGIEIQGLRTVDGDRTNIVYYSDVRVDDRYRLGDVNGGWTVLREPLNVEHGAVDADPDGLQDVSIMMHQAGFMAEAVDKAGAVVAASGLSDDRAVTYRLGRAAARVEASLSAPSIFGRVALAQTMRDVSPDLMDLLGSASALPIGTDGAIDDGASEYIYRFAPLVGIYGGTLEVFRNMIAQYVLGLGKPNYSPPAVKAS
- a CDS encoding acyl-CoA dehydrogenase family protein: MDRFELRRLDYSLTDDHQALQTAYRQFFSTHCDIETVRAAEESGFDKNLWERLCAMGATTMALPESVGGDGATLVDLVLVAEEIGRALAPVPWIDHVCAARLLERIGAMGSGGAHGADAGDVITGARLVAVDPHLDAVGGRRLLPAGAIADQIIIRDGDELVQLMFDTRPPTVDNIGRLPMAWVDPAAADGRTVLARGAEALAHYQRALDEWRLLTAAALVGLVDQAMTIAVEFAKTRYTLGVPIGTLQAISHPLANIAITVQGGRNLAYRAAWFMDNEPDERPELAASSFVFMAEEAAKAATMAVHIQGGLGVSEEAAATAYLVRARGWPLAGGDPGASACRIGEIIAARETAHRQAD
- a CDS encoding amidohydrolase family protein yields the protein MKKTIDCLVNVHFGEREQPSWMVRTRDDYFKGSSSMFDPVDMSALLDEMDANGVAKAVLMDNLTTPSVTARKFVEARPDRFALAIGGLNLLRPVPTLRDLSAITNDLPVVYTVVGPSFWGDGQYPPSDAVYYPLYAKCAELDLPLCVNTGIPGPPIPGEVQHPIHLDRVCVRFPELRLCMIHGADPWWDVAIRMLIKYRNLRLMTSAWSPKRLPDSLLHYMRTRGTGKIIFASDWPVLRMDRVVPEARALDLSAEAMDRYLYRNAADFFFADRGAVFEQEN